In Oncorhynchus nerka isolate Pitt River linkage group LG26, Oner_Uvic_2.0, whole genome shotgun sequence, one DNA window encodes the following:
- the LOC135564929 gene encoding NLR family CARD domain-containing protein 3-like, which translates to MSLSGARKKGGPASKMRLSGEREEGGPASKMSLSGARKKGGPASKMRLSGEHDTKAKSPIKQERPASPVPSCVSMKSDQSMGPPITFREGDFSTEQRPIKQERPASPVPSCVSMKSDWSMEPPIVFREGDFSTEQRNQQERSESEILSGQSSQSHQTDLASIFSMLEEKIMTFVKNELKMFKRILSPELPEGFESQKQDKEVVDAEDEKQESSAREGALKITLHILRKMNQKELADTLEKYSDELAVICQRELKSNLKKKFQCVFEGIAKQGNPTLLNKIYTELYITEGGTGEVNNEHELRQIETTTRKQARPETAIKCNDIFKPLTGQDKPIRTVLTKGVAGIGKTVSVQKFILDWAEGKANQDVQFVFSFPFRELNLMKEDKHTFIELLNHFSMETKQSRISNYNKYKVLFIFDGLDECRLPLDFQKNKICWDVTESTSVDVLLTNLIKGNLLPSALLWITTRPAAANKIPSGCVDQVTEVRGFNDPQKEEYFRKRFSDEDLASRIISHIKTSRSLHIMCHIPVFCWISATVLEHMLKHKREEMPKTLTEMYTHLVEFHTKQKNEKYLGKEETGPHWNKESILSLGKLAFQQLVKGNLIFYEEDLKEAGIDVNEASVYSGLCTQLFKEECGLYQDKVYCFVHLSIQEFLAAVYVFLSFINNNENLMDKLQTTSRNFSVSLKSEVTVYKSAVDKALQRPSGVVTSSGSRSSEIKISGLGRKSWTEKDPGHSQENIAAPKKSWRR; encoded by the exons atgagtctctctggagcgagaaagaaggggggccctgcctctaaaatgagactctctggggagagagaggaagggggccctgcctctaaaatgagtctctctggagcgagaaagaaggggggccctgcctctaaaatgagactttctggggaacatgacaccaaagctaagag tccaatcaagcaggagagaccagcctcccctgttcccagctgtgtgtccatgaagagtgaccagTCTATGGGTCCTCCTATaacctttagagagggagacttttctactgaacaaag accaatcaagcaggagagaccagcctcccctgttcccagctgtgtgtccatgaagagtgactggtctatggaacctcctatagtgtttagagagggagacttttctactgaacaaag aaaccaacaggagagatcagagtcagagattctcagtggtcagtcttcccagagtcatcaaacagacctggcctccatattcagt atgcttgaagagaaaattatgacatttgtgaagaacgagctgaagatgttcaagaggattcttagtccagaactcccagaaggctttgagagtcagaagcaggataaggaagtggtggatgctgaagatgagaagcaggagagcagtgccagagagggggctctgaagatcacactgcacatcctgaggaaaatgaaccagaaggagcttgctgacacactggagaaat attcagatgagcttgctgtgatttgccaacgtgaactcaaatctaatctaaagaagaagtttcaatgtgtatttgaggggatcgctaaacaaggaaacccaacacttctcaataagatctacacagagctctacatcacagagggtggaacaggagaggtcaataatgaacatgagctgagacagattgagacaacaaccaggaaacaagcaagaccagagactgcaatcaaatgtaacgacatcttcaaacccttaactggacaagacaaacctatcagaactgtgctgacaaagggagtcgctggcattggaaaaacagtctctgtgcagaagttcattctggactgggctgaaggaaaagcaaatcaggatgtccaatttgtattttcattcccttttcgggagctgaatttgatgaaagaggacaaacacactttcattgaacttcttaatcacttctcaatggaaaccaaacaatcaagaatctccaactacaacaagtacaaagttctgttcatctttgatggtctggatgagtgccgactgcccctagacttccagaagaacaagatctgttgggacgtcacagagtcaacctcagtggatgttctgctgacaaatctcatcaagggaaatctgcttccctctgctctcctctggataactacccgacctgcagcagccaataagatcccttcagggtgtgttgaccaggtgacagaggtacgagggttcaatgacccacagaaggaggagtacttcaggaagagattcagtgatgaggacctggccagcagaatcatctcacacataaagacatcaaggagcctccacatcatgtgccacattccagtcttctgttggatttctgcaacagtccttgaacacatgctgaaacataagagagaagagatgcccaagactctgactgagatgtacacacaccttgtggagtttcataccaaacagaagaatgaaaagtatcttgggaaagaagagacaggtccacactggaataaagagagcattctgtcactgggaaaactggcttttcaacagcttgtgaagggcaatctgattttctatgaagaagacctgaaagaggctggcattgatgttaatgaagcctcagtgtactcaggattgtgcacacagctctttaaagaggaatgtgggctgtaccaggacaaggtgtactgctttgttcatctgagcattcaggagtttctggctgctgtatatgtgttcctctcattcatcaacaacaatgagaatctaatggacAAACTGCAAACAACGTCCAGGAACTTTTCTGTGAGCCTAAAGTCTGAAGTTACTgtctacaagagtgctgtggataaagccttacaaa
- the LOC135564848 gene encoding uncharacterized protein LOC135564848 → MNGPKRTWQQVKIKYKNILQNAVKKNTHRQGTGGGSPKADLTPAEDMALELNKGRPVLEGIPGGKETSIGSSQDATRFIQVPGSTVFLLEPPAQAPDDADPGEGPSATAHDGDDDEEETISLDSRRHEDPDAIQWENQPGNISSQAIRKLYGNHLRRQIELADIDIQYKKKKMENLALESEIKKRTIRKLDLEIKKLERELQEDDTAQNKN, encoded by the exons atgaacgggccaaaacggacatggcagcaggtcaaaatcaaatacaagaacattctgcagaatg cagtgaaaaagaatacccacagacaaggcacgggtggtgggtcaccaaaggctgaccttaccccagcagaggacatggccttggagctaaataaaggcaggcccgtcttagaggggatccctggggggaaagagacgagcataggttcctcccaagatgccacccgcttcattcaag tgcctggcagcactgtgttcctgttagagccaccagcacaagcaccagacgatgctgatcca ggtgaaggccccagtgcaacagcacatgatggagacgatgatgaggaggagaccatctctctggattccagaaggcatgag gacccagatgctatacagtgggaaaaccagcctggcaacata agctcacaagctatcagaaagttgtatggcaaccacctccggcgccaaatagaactggcagacatagacattcagtacaagaagaaaaagatggaaaatcttgcactggagtccgaaataaaaaagaggacaattaggaaactggaccttgaaataaaaaaacttgagagggag ctccaagaagatgacacagctcaaaataaaaattag